CGGCACCCGCGACCGCGGTGACCGCTCAGAACGCGGACGCCATTCGCGCTGATATCGTCGTCGAAGGCGCGACCGGTGCCGTTACTCCCGGCGGTCAGCGCGTCCTCGAGGATCGCGGAATCACCGTCGTCCCGGATGTCCTGGCGACGGCCGGAACGATGGTCGCGGCCCACCTCGAGTGGGTCCAGAGCGTCGGTCGCGACCGGCTGGGTGACGCCCGCGTGAGCAACGAGTTCGGCTACGCGCTCACCGAGGCGGTCGACGACGTCCGAGACCGCCGCGAGCGGTGTAACCTGAGCTGGCGCGAGGCCGCCTACAGCGTCGGTATCTCCCGCGTCGCGGCCGCCCACGAGGTGGTTCGATGATCGGTCCGCTAGAGGAATCCAAAACGAATGCGCTCGACTGGCTCACGCAACTCAATCCGATGAACCCGAACGAAGACGGTACGACGAGCGGAACGCACAGCGACGACCCCCCATCCGACGGGGGAGAGAACACCGACGAAGAGCGGGCTCGTGGCGAGGGCAGCGACGGAGACGGGAGTCGGGGCGATTGGATAGCAGCCGAGTCCTCGACCTCACGAACCCTGCACGGCGTCGCTCACGGACAGGACGGGCCGTACGCGTGCGGCGAGGGCGGCATCTTCCTCCACCGGACGCCCGACGGGTGGCGGACGCTCCTCGAACGTGGGCCGGGCGTGTCGGACAACACGCTACGGTCGATCGCCACGACCGACGACGGCTGTCGGCTCTGGTTCGCCGGCGACAGCGGTGCGCTCGGGTTCTACGACGTAGCTGACGGCCATCTCAGCGATCATTCCGCACCCATGGAGAAGACGAGCACCTGGGAAGCGATCGCCGTCACCGGAAAGACGGGCGAGGAGCGGGTCCGCATCGCGAACGGATCCGGGGAGGTCCTCGACTGCACCGTCGAGGACGGCTGTCCCGTCTGGGGCGACGTGGTCAAACCCGGCGGCGGATCGACGATACCCGGCGTAACCGCCGGGCCGGACGGGTTCTACGCCGTCGACACCAGCGGCGGCGCGTACGTCGAACCACCGGAGGGCGGGTCGACGGATAGCGCATCGACGAACGCCGATTCGACGGACGGCTCGACGACCGACGAATCCGCCGACGACGACGCGGCGGATACCGAACCCAGCGGCGACGACGCTGCGAACGCGTGGGAACGGATCGGCGTCCGCAACGCACAGGTCGACTTCCAGGACATCTGGGCGGGCGAGGAGTCCGTCTTCATCGCCGGTGCAGACGGCATCGCCTACCGGTACAGCCCCGACTGCGAGAACTGGACCCCGCTCTACGTCGGCCAGGGGGCACTCCAGACGATTCGATCCGTCGGAGCCGACGCGGTCGCCGTCGCGACCGGCGGGAGAATCTACGAACGCAACGAGAGCGTCCGCTGGGCCGAACTCGAGACCCCCACCGAGAAATCGCTCCTGGACCTCGCGCTCGCCCGCTCGAGTGCCGACGTCGACAGCGGACTCGGGACCGTCCCCGTCGACGTCGCCGTCGGTGCCGGGGGAACGATCCTCGAGCGCGATCGGCGGGATCGTTCGAACACTGACGCCCAACGCACTGACTGAGTGCGATCGCTACGACGGAACCCTCTCGGGGGCGATCGGCGCAGCGTTCGCATCTGACCGCCGACCGAATCAGTCCGCGTTTTCGAGCAGATCGATCACGTTTTCGCGCCCGATCCGGAGTTTTTCGACCGCGTCGTCTTCGGCCATTCCCGAGAGGACCCGCGAGGTCTTCGACGCCGACCAGTCGAGTTCGTCGGCGATCGCGGCCTGGCGCATGCGACCGTCGTTTCGCTCGAGGAGCGTCCGAACGCGATCCTCGTCGGTCGCGAGGTCGGACGCCGGCGATGCGGGACTGCTCGCTGGCGTCCCCGCCGACTCGTCGCCGTCACGTTCCGCTCCGAGGCCGTCGTCAGTCCCGGTCGCGGCGGGGTCGGTCGCCCCGTCGGTCAGTACGGGGAGGCTCGAGCGCAACCGCCGACGGAAACCGCGTTGCGACGTGACGGACACGGCGATCGCGGCGATCGCAACGAGCAGGATACTGCCGCCGACCACGAGCGGCATCCGACCCCACGAGTTCGTTCCCTCGCGGTCGCTGTCGACGGCCGAGTCGGCCGGCTCGAAGCGGACCGTGGGACGGTGATCGGCGAAGCTTTCGGGCCCGGCCCAGACGACGGTCGTGCCGTCCCGCTCGTCCGGTGGCGGTGCCGTCGCCGTCGGCGTGTACCCGTTCGGCGGGGCGATCTGCAATCGGTCGTCGTCGTCGAGATAGAACCCACCCTCGAACACGTCACCAACGGCGACTTCGTCGCCGTCGACCGCCCCGAAGTTCGTCCACGTGAACGAGTACGTGACTCTTCCCCACTGTCTCGGCACCTCCTGAATGGACGTCTCCGCCCGAAACGACGACGCCGTCATGTTTCGATCGGTCGACTCCGCCGCGTTCGAGACGACGCCGGTCATCCGCCGTTCGAACTGCTCGACGTAGGTCTCTCGGTCGGCACGGAACTGCTCCTGGAAGGCCTCGTAGTCGTCCACTTCGGAGTCGTTGGCGAGGCGCGTCCGGACGGTCACCGACCAGTGAGCGGTGCCGTTCTCGTCCAGTGCGATTCGCGTCACCGTCGTATCGGCAGCTGGTGTCTCGGCTGCTGTGATCGCGGCCCCTTCGTCGATACCTGTCGGTTCAGATTGCCCGGTCGACGCCGTCGTCCCGAGCGGAACCGCCCCCAGCGTGAGTATCACTGCGAGGATCACGGCGGTGCGATCGAATGCTGTACTCACGGTTACCACTTATTTTCGAGAGGGGTTGTATAAGGATACTGTCTTGAACGTTGCAAACCGCCGCAAATCGCTGCAAACGACCGCGCGAACTGGATCCAACTCGCGCAATTCGGTAGGAGCCGATGCCACGATCGGTCCGGTTTATGTCTGATACGTTCCGAGGCGTGATCGGATGATACCCCGACGACTACTGATCGCCTTGCTGGCGATCGCGCTTTGTACGAGCGTCCTCGGCCCGGCGGTCGCCGCCGGGACGGTGGCGCAGGACGAGACGAACAGCGACGACACTACCGAAGACACCGTGACCGTGACGACCGGCGCACAGCTGTCGACGGTCGTCACCGCGACGAGCGACGAAGTTCGGACCGACTTCGAGAACACGGTGTTCGAGGAACGCATGGAGCAAGGTAACGATAGCGATCGCGCAACGGCGATCGCGGACCGTGCGGCGGTCCTCGAGAACCGGTCTGAAACTCTCCAGGCGGAGTACGAGGAAGCCACCGCGGCCTACGAGGCCGGCGACATCGACGAGTCGACGTACGCCCAGCGACTCGCGTCGCTGAACGCGCGTGCCCAGAGCGTCGTCTCGAGTTACGACGCGCTCGAGGACCGCCTCGAGTCGATCGACGAGGTCGACCGTCGCGCTGCTGGCGTGACGCCGTCCGAGCTCGCAGACGAGCGAGCGGCGGTGGCCGAGCTCACGAGCTCCGGAACCGACGCGCTGCTCCAGCAGTTCACGGGTGAAGCGCGCGGAAACGCGGAGGTCGAGGTCGATGGCGGCCTGTCGATCGAAGTCGAGAACGAGGACGGCGAACGGAGCCGTGAGTACGAGCGGCCCCGCGACGGGAACGGATCGCTGGTGCTCTCCCAGACGGAGGCGCTCACCGCAGCGACCGACGCCCTCTCCGACGTCGACGGAAACAGTAGCTGGAGCCTCGTCGAGGCCGAAACCGACGACGACGGCGTCTACGAGTTCGAGTTCGTTCTGACGGGAACCGAAACCGGCGAGGCCGAGGTCAGCGTCGACGGCGAAACGGGAACCGTCTTCGAACTCGAGGAAGAAATCGAGGCCCGAGGGGCGGAAGAAGACGAGGACGATGACGACGATGGTGACGAGCGGGAGGACGAAGAGGACGATAACGACGATAGTGACGAGCGGGAAGACGAAGAGGACGATGACGACGAGCGGTTGGTTATTCTGGTCGCGTCCGGATCGCCAGGACCCGGCGAAGAAGTGACGCTGCGGGTGCTCGCGGACGGACAGCCGGCAGCTAACGTGACGGTCACCGTCAACGACCAGACCGTCGGCGAGACGGACGGCGACGGCGAACTCACCGTCACCCTGCCACGCGAGGAGGCCGATATCAAGGCTGAACACGGTGAGGCGGAGGGCGAACGAGAGTTCGAATTCGACGACGATTCGGACGAGATGGACGACGACGCCGAATCGCAGTTCGACGCCGAGGCGACGATCGACAACGGAACCGTGACCGTCTCCGCGACGTTCAACGGGAGCTCAGTGTCGGGCGCAAACGTCATCGCAAACGACGAGTCGGTCGGTACGACCGGGGACGACGGCACGGTTTCGTTCGCCCTCCCCGCTGATGCGGACGAACTCGACATCGACGTGGTTCGGGGGGAACTCGAGACCGAGCTCGAGTTCGAGTTCGAAGCTGAAGACGAAGACGAGGACGAAACTGAAGACGAGGACGAAACTGAAGACGAGGACGAAACGGAAGACGACGATCGATGAATCGAGGATCGAACCGACCCCGACTCCGGCGGCTGGGTGCATACACGTCGCGGCTCTTCGCCGTCGTGCTGGTCGCGCTCCTCCTGACCGGAAGCGTCGTCGCAACGGCCGATAGCGCGAGTGCGATCGACGCTCACTCACAGGAGACGGACTCGGACTCGGCGTTCGTGGTCGCCCTCGAGGACGACGGCGACGCGACGGTGACCGTGGCCGTCACCTTCGACCTGACCGACGAGGCGGATCGAGCGGCCTTCCGGTCGCTCGAGGAGAACGAAACGGAACGACGGGAACTCGAGTCCCGCACTGAACGGCGATTGCAGACGGTCGTGGCCGATGTAGCCAACGAAACCGACCGCGAGATGGCGATCGAGAACACTGGCGTCTCCTTCGAGACGGACGAGGCGGCCGATCGCGGTGTCGTCTCCGTCTCGGCGACCTGGCGCGGGTTCGCAGCCACCGAAGACGGGCGGCTGACCGTCGCGGAACCGTTCACAAGCGGGTTCACGGCGGATCAGGCGGTCGTCCTCGAGCTGCCCGACGGATACGCGCTCGCGGAGTCGACGCCGGAGCCGTCGGAGCGTGTTGATGGGCACATCAGCTGGGATGCGACCACCTCTCTCGACGGGTTCGAGGCAGTCATCGCCCCGTCGGGTGGGGCGAACGACGGTGACTCTCAGCCCGGGTTCGGACTCGGTGCGGCAGTGATCGCGATCGCTGGCGGTGCGTGGTTACACTGCCGTCGGTGAAGGCGGTGCCCCGCACGGAAACCGAACCGTAGTAGCCCTGTTCGGTCCCCGCTGAACACGGCCCCCGATTTTCCGTTTATCGAGCGTCCTCGAGGTCCTCTAACGCGCCCGGATTTTCGATGCTGCTCATGTCGCCGAGATCCTCGCCGGTGTAGGTCGCCTGAATGGCCCGGCGGATGATCTTGCCCGACTGGGTCTTGGGGAACTCGTCGACGAACAGCACCTCGCGCGGGCGGAACGGTTTCCCGAGTTCCTCACCGACCTGTGCGCGCAGTTCCTCCCGGAGGTCGTCCGTTTCCTCGACCCCGTCCTCGAGGACGACGTAGGCGACGACGGCGGTCCCGGTGGTGTCGTCGGGCGCGCCGATGGCGGCGGCCTGGTTGACGGCCGCGTGGTCGATGAGCGCGCCTTCGACCTCCGCCGGCCCGACCTTGCGCCCGGCGACGTTGAGGGTGTCGTCGGCCCGCCCGTGGAGGAACCAGAAGCCGTCGTCGTCCTTCTGGGCCCAGTCGCCGTGATCCCACATGTCCTCGAACGTCGACCAGTACTCGTTCAGGTAGCGCTCGTCGCCCGACCAGAGGGATTTGGTCATCGAGGGACAGGAGTCGCGAGCGACGAGGTAGCCCCGTTCGTTGTCCTCTCTGACCGAGTTCCCCTCGCGGTCGACGACGTCGATGTCCATCCCGAGACCGGGGCCGCCGAGCGTGCAGGGCTTGAGCGGCTCGGTCGGCATCGGCATCAGGAAGCAGCCGCAGATCTCGGTGCCGCCGGAGATGTTGATGATGGGGGCGTCGCCGCCGCCGACGTTCTCGTGGAACCAGTGCCAGGACTCGGGGTCCCAGGGTTCGCCCGTGGAGCCGAGGATCCGCAGACTCGAGAGGTCGTGGCCCTCGAGCCAGTCGTCCCCGTGCTTCCGAAGGGCGCGGATCGCGGTCGGCGAGATGCCGAACTGCGTGAGCTTGTGGCGGTCGATCATCTCCCAGAAGCGGTCCGGGTCGGGGTGGTCGGGGGCGCCCTCGTACATGAAGACGGTGCCGCCGAAGGTGTGCGTGCCGATCAGGGACCACGGCCCCATCATCCAGCCGATGTCCGAGACCCAGAAGAACCGGTCGGCGGGTTTGAGGTCCATGCCGAAGTAGACCTCTTTCGGACACTGGACCTGGACGCCCGCGTGGGTGTGGACGATCCCCTTCGGCTTGCCCGTCGTCCCCGAGGAGTAGAGGAGCATCGACTCCTGACTCGAGTCGAGCGACTTCGTCTCGTAGTCGTCGTCCGCCTCCGCGACGGCGTCGTCCCACCACTCGTCGCGGGCGTCGGTCCACGGGATTTCGCGTTCGCTGGTTTTACTGCTCGAGCCCAGTCGGTCGAAGACGATCGTGTGTTCGACGTGGCCGGCCTCCGCGATCGCCTCGTCGGCCGCCGATTTGAGGAAGACCGGATCGCCGCGGCGATAGAAGCCGTCGCCCGTGAACAATACGGAACACTCCGAGTCCGCGATCCGAGTCGCGGCCGCGTCCACGCCGAAGCCGGAGAAGATCGGGACCGCGATCGCGCCCACTTTGAAACAGCCGTAGAGGATCGAGACGACCTCCGGCACCATCGGCATGTAGAGCCCGACCGTGTCACCGGTCTCGACGCCGCGCTCCTCGAGCGCGTTCGCGACCTGATTCGCCTGCCGGTGGAGTTCGTGGTAGGTCACCTCCCGGACGTCGCCGTCCTCGCCCTCCCAGATGGTCGCGACTTTGTTCCGGCGCTCCTCGTCGACTTCGGCGTGGCGATCGACGACGTTGTGAGCGATGTTGAGTTCGCCGCCGGGGTACCAGTCGGAGAACTGCGGCCCGTCGCTGTCGTCCCGGATCTCGTCGTACTCCTCGTAGAACTCGATCCCGAGGTAGTCGACGAGTTCGTCCCAGAACCAGTCGACGCCGCTGTCGGGCTCGCCCTCGAGGTCCGTCGTCGTCCGCTCGATCAGTTCCTCGTAATCGTCGATCCCGTACGTCTGCATGAAGTCGTAGACGTTCGTCGACTCGACGAACTCCTGACTGGGCTCGTGGACGATCTCGTCGATGTCCTCGAGACTGGGGCTTGTGTTTCCGGGCATAGTCACTCGTAGGTTAGACTCATGCCCCCATCAAACAACAGGTCGCCGCCGTCGAGGTGTCGGCCCAGATCCGAGAAGCCGAGCAGGAAGAGGTTGGCGACGTCGATCGGTTCCATCATCTCCGTGACGCGGGACTGGCCGAGCATGACGTCCTCGATCACCTCGTCGACGCTGATCCCGCGCTGTTCGGCGGTGTCCTCGAGTTGAGCCGTCACCAGCGGCGTCTTTACGTAGCCGGTACTGACCGAGAAGGCGCGGATCTTCCCCTCGCCTTCGGCGGCGATCGACTGCGTGAGACCGCGCAGGCCGAACTTCGAGACGTTGTACGCGACCTTGTCGCTGGTGACGTAGTGGCCGTGAACCGAGCACATGTTGCCGACGCAGCCCTCGCCGTCCTTAGTCTCCCGAAAGTGGGGAATACAGAGCTTCGAGAGATAGAGCGGCGCACGGAGCATGACGTCGTGCATTCGATCGTAGGCCTCCATCGGAAACTCGTCGATCGGATCGATGTGTTGCATCCCCGCGACGTTCGCGAGATACGCGAGGTCGCCGAGCCGAGCGGCATCGTCGACGATCCGCTCGAGGTCTTCGTCGTCTGTGAGATCGCCGGGAATCGATTCGATCGTCCCCTCGAGGTCGAGCTCTTCGCGGCGGTCGATCGTTCCCTCGAGGCCCTCGTCGTCGATATCGGTCGCCGCGACGGTAAGCCCGTTTCCGGCGGCGGCCAGCGCGGTCGCCCGACCGATACCCGAGGCCGCACCCGTTACGAGACAGACGTTCCGGCCCGTAAACCCCTCGTCGGGTATCGTGTGTATATTTTCGCGGGTCACCGTCGGTGGCGTCACTTGATTCTGAGACATTCTACACGGCTAGTAGGTAGCAATGCACGTGCTAAAACGTCGCCATTAACATATCAACGGCGTCGTATCGGGCGGTTGTCAGCGGGAATGTCGTCGACGACTGTCGATGATGTCGTATCGAACGAACGTTCGCAAGTCGAGTTCTAGAGTGCTTAATTGACTATTTATTTAACGTTTGGACTAGGATATAATCAATGGCTTCCGCATTCTAACGTGAATTCCAGTTTATAATAGCAACTATTAAGACCTTGTATGTCAGTCTCTCTCTCCCTAGCGATGATCGACCTCGATATCGACATGCGGCAGTACGATTGTCCGTTCATCGATACGACCGACGACGTCGACATCGCGTTCTCGGCCGTCCAGTGGCAACTCGACACCGACGCGGAGAAACTCGAGACGCGTCTCATCGCCAAGACGGAGTCGAGGGGCGCACTCGAGGACGGCCTTCGAGCGCTTCGGGAGCACCCGAACATGACGAACTGTTATATCCTCTCGAAGCGGGATACCACGGCGGAGATCGGCACGAAGATCGAGCAGACGAACGCTATGCGGACGATTCAGAACAACGGCGGCTACATCACCGGCCCCTTCCAGATCGAGAACGGACGAGAACGGTGGCACGTCGGCTTCGACGCGGACGAAGACGAGGATCGAGCGCTCGCGGCGCTCGAGCGACACAACGATTTCAGCGTCCAGGACCGCGACCAGTTCGGCCCGTCGACGCTGTTCGACCTGCTCGAGAATTCCGAGAGCGCGATGCAGTTGCTCGAGGGCTGTCGAGCGCTGACCGACACCGAACGCGAAACGTTCAAAGTCGCGTCTCGGAACGGCTATTACGAGACGCCGCGGGAGACGACGCTCGACGAACTCGCGGACCACTTCGATATCTCGAAGACGGCCGTCTCGATGAATCTCCGCCGGAGCGAGCGAAAGGTGCTCGAGGGAGTACTCGGCGCGATCGAGCGGATGGACGACGACCAGCTCTGAGAACTGCGGTCGGAACGACTGGTCGACGTACTTGGCTTCGAATCGTTGTACGATAGCGGCGCGTGTAGTTGGCGAGCGGTGTGAAGCCACTGCCCTCGCGGGGCGGCCACCGAACAGCGGCGATACGTGCCCCTGTGCGATCGATATATCGGCGGACAGGAACTGCGAGTACCCCTACCCGCTGTCCGCCTTCCTACCGAATCGGTTGGGTGTCGGGATAATACGCTTTGTGGATCAGTTCGATTTATCGACACGACTGCTGTGGTGTCGGACCGAGCACCCGAGCGGCGATACCGTCGGATACGGAATGCATCGCCGGAGAAAATCGCGACGACGACCGGATTACTCGCCGCCGCCCTGCATGAGCATCTGGATCTCCTCGTCCGAGGAGAGCGCCTTGGGATCGCCGCTTTCAACGATCTCGCCGCGTTCGATCACGTACATTCGGTCGACGATCTCCGGAACGTGGCTCGCGTTCGACTCGGCGATCAGCACCGAGATATCTCGGTCGATGATCTCGTGAATGTAGGACTTGACGTTCTCGACGACGACTGGGGCCAGTCCCTCGAGCGGTTCGTCGAGGATAAGCAAATCGGGCTGGAGCGCGAGCGCCCGCCCGATCGCGGTCATCTTCCCCTGCCCGCCGCTCAGGTTCTGTACTTCGGCGTCGCGTCGATCCTCGAGCTCGTCGAAGAGGTCGAAGATGTCCTCGACGAGGGCGTCCTCGTCCTCGACGCCGCGTGCCTCGCCGGCGGTCCAGATCGGGAGCCGGAAGTTCTCCTCGACGGTCATTCCGGTGAAGAGGTCGCGACTCTCCGGCTGGTACCCGATCCCCCGCTTGGGGATCAGTTCGGGCCGCATGTCGAGCAACTCCTCGCCGCGCAGCCGGATCGAGCCGTTCGCGACCGGCGTGAGCCCCATGATCGATCGGAACGTCGAGGTCTTGCCGGCACCGTTGCGACCGACGAGCGCGACGGCCTCGCCCTCCTTGACCTCGAGGTCGAGGCCGTGCGTAACCTCGAACCCCTCGACGGTCGCCGAGAGGTTCGATACCTCGAGTAGCGGGCTCGACGGATCGTACCCGTCGTTAGAACCGGGAGCGCTCATTCGTCCACCCCCAGCAGCACCCGCCGGAGTTCCGAGTCGGTCTCGAGTAGGGAGGGATCGCCCTCCCGGAAGACGCGCCCCTCGTGGAGGACCACGAGGCGGTCCGCGTACTCCTTGACGAGGTCCATGTCGTGTTCGATCGTCACCGTCGTCACGCCGTCGGCCTCGCTGGCCTCGACGACCGTCTCGATGACGTACTCCTTCTCTCGCGTCGCGACGCCGGCAGTGGGTTCGTCGAGCAACAGATAGGTCGGGTCGAGGCCGAACGACATGGCCACGTCGAGCAGTTTCCGATCGCCGTGGGGCAGCGTCTCGGCCACCTCGTGTTGCACGTCCTCGAGACGGAACTGCGCGAGCAGCTCGTCGATTTCGCGCTCGACGTCCTCGTGGCCGTCGTCGACCGAGCCCATGCTCAGCGTCTTGCCGTGTTTCGAGAGAACGGCGATGCGAACGTTCTCGCGAACGGTCATCTCTTCGAAGACGTGGACGATCTGGAAGCTCCGAACGAGCCCTTCTCCGACCCGGTCCTCGGGAGCCATCTCCGTGATGTCTTCCTCGACAGTGTCGCCGTTTTCCTCCCTGTGAACGACGACCGACCCCTGATCGGGCTCGAGCAGCCCGGTCAGCAGGTTGATCAGCGTCGTCTTGCCGGCCCCGTTCGGGCCGACGATGAACACCATCTCGCCGTCTGTCTCGCCGAAGGTCAGCGAGACGTCGTCCGTGGCGCGCAGTTCTCCGAACTCCTTGCGAAGATCTCGTGCTTCGAGCATATCAGTTGACCCCGAATACGATGATTCGGACGGTAGTTACGGCGCGAGACACGCCCCGACGGAGCGACGAACCGATCGTCGCGAGGTCCTCCCGAAGCAGGCCGGGGTCGCGACGGCGTCGCGACAGTCCCGTGCCGATCTTCGGGATCGATCCCAGGATTCCTTCCGGCAGGAAGAGCACCACTGCGAGCAGCGTCAGGCCGGTCAAGGCGTTGTAATACTCGATGTAGAACGGTGCCTGGACCAGCAGGTAGACGAGTACGACGCCGCCGATTACGGGGCCGACGAGCGTGCCGAACCCGCCGAGGATCGCCATGAAGAGGATCTCGCCCGACACGAACGCGTACAGGGTCGCCTCTGGGCTGACGTGCAACTGCAGGAGGGCGAAGAGCCCCCCGGCGAGTCCGCCGTAGATACCCGAGATCACGAACGCGACCCAGACGTACTTTTCGACCGGGATGCCGACGAACCTCGCTCGCGTCCGGTTCTGCCCGATGGCGTCTAACGCCCTGCCGAACGGCGAGTTGACGAGTTTCCACATCACCAGCAGCGAGACGATGAGCACGACGACCGTAAAGTAATACAGGACCAGCTCGTACCCCGTCGAGCTCAGTTGAAGGCCGAACAGCGCGGGCGGGTTCAGCCCGTCGGGGCGGACGTTGAGCCCGTCACTGTAGTTGAAGTAGCCGCTCTGCAGGACGAACGCGTACAGCACCTGGTTGAACGCGAGCGTCAGCAGTGCGAAGTAGATGTCGAGGTAGCTGGCGACGAAGTAGCCGATCAGCACCGAAATCGTCGTCGCCGCGAGGACGCCTCCCAGCAGCAAGAGGAGGCCGCTCGAGACGTCGAACTGAGACGCTAATACGGCGGCGGCGTAGGCCCCGACGCCGAAGAACGCCGCGTGACCGAACGAGACGAGTTCGGTGTGGCGCAAGAGGAGGTTCAACCCGACCGCCGCGAGCCCGAACAGGATCCCGCGGTGGATCGCGGTGAACGAGAGCGGGGTGAACCGCGTGATGTCGGGGACGATCAAGAGGGCGACGAATCCGACGGCAGCGAGGACCGCCTGGCTCTTCGTCAGTTCCATCCCCTCCGCGAGACGAACGTGCGTTTCGCCGTCGCGGTCGACGAGGAAGCGACTCATTGGATCTCACCCCACGCCCCGTAGAGCCCCTCCGGTTTGAGCAGCAAGACGAGCACCATCAGGAGGAACGGAACGGCCAGCTCGAGCTGCGGATAGTACGGCGTCACGACGCGACTGGAGACGCCGACCAGAATCGAGCCGACGAACGCACCGTTCAGGCTGCCGAGCCCGCCGATGACGATCACGACGAACGAAAGCACCAGCCAGTCGAGTCCCATTCCGAGGGAGGCCGAGCCGGGTCCGATGCTGACCATCGCACCGCCGAAGCCGGCGAAGAACGCGCCGATGGCGAACACGAGGGTGAACATGCGGTCCGTACTGATGCCGATCGCGGTCGACATCTCCCGGTTGATCGCCGTCGCTCGCACGATTCGACCGGTCTTCGTCCGATCGAAGAACCAGACGAGCCAGGCGAACACTGCGACGCCGATCAAAATGACGAAGACGTTGTACGAGGGATAGTTGATGCCGACGAGCTCCGTCGTCGGAATCTCGTTGATGCCGCCGAAGACCCCCAGGTCGACCGGCGACGGCCCCCAGACGAACTTCATGACGTCGGTGAGGACCAGCAGCAGTCCGTACGTCAGCAGGAGCTGATAGACCTCGTCCCGGTCGTAGATCGGCCTGATGAACGCCGCCTCGAGCGCGCCGCCGACCGGCAGCAACACGGCGGCGGTCGCGAGCGAGCCGGCGAGGACGACGAGGCCGAAGACGATCGCCGTCACTGGGCCGGTCGGCGCCGCGACTTGTCCCGCGATGAAGCCGATGACGCTGAACGCGCTGAACGCGCCCAGCGCGTACAACTCGCCGTGGGCGAGGTTAAGGATCCCGAGCACGCCGAAGATGATCGTCATCCCCGACGCGATCATGAACAGGATCGAGCCGTAGTACAGCCCGTTGAGTACGTGTTCGAGCATAATTATTGAATACCGTCTCGCACGTCACTCACCAGCTTCCGATCCAATCGCTCGAGATCTCGCCCGGCGGCGGCGACACGTTCTTGGCGGCGAAGACGTTCACGTCCTGAAGCGCTGCGGCATCGTGCTCGTCCGACCAGGTCAGTTCACCGAAGTGAGCGTTGGAGTAGCCCTGGTGGTCCGACCCCATCGTGTGGTAGCCGGCCGGCGTGAAGAAGCCGTGATTCTCGAGGACCATTGCGAGTTCCTCCTGCTCGGGCCAGCGACCGAGGAGGCTGACTGCTTTCTCGGCTGCCGTCGCCCACGCCGTCACCGCGCCGTAGCCGCTCATGAAGTGGGCCGTCGGCACGACCCCGTACTCGCTCTGTACCTCGTCGACCAAGTCGGCGGCCGGGCTCCATCGGTCGGTCGAGGGCTCGCCCCAGTAGAAGTTCCGCGATCCCGAGTAGATCGGACCGTCGACGAGATCCTCCTCCATATCGTTGGCCGAGCCGTACAGGACCGTCCCGACCAGTAGTTCGGTGTTGTCGAACATGTCGTTGGCGTGGCCCTGCTCGAGCAACAGCGTCGCGTCACCGCCCCAGCAACTCGAGAAGACGACGTCGGGCTCCTCCCCGTTGATCTCGGTGATGTGGGTGGACATGTCGCTGGTACCCAGGTCCGGGAACCCGCTATACACCTGCTCTGCCCCCGTGAGCTTCTCGATCCCTTGCGAGAACAGATTCATCTCGTCCTGTCCGAACGCGTAGTTGGGGTTGATTCCCGCGTA
This portion of the Natrinema salinisoli genome encodes:
- a CDS encoding ABC transporter substrate-binding protein, which translates into the protein MTTEPLAGTESSGIDRRTLLKTVGGSALAVALAGCTELLEGEQESAADADVPDEPIESGLQTFTEGAPSVLGIQAEYGAETAVRRINENGGIAGREMDLDVVEEGGAYLTNYQQFVDEGKDVTFGPISSSGHAEMVPEIEAQEVINVSTDGTVTTLYEEDFPDVTYSFRFQNHDVMEALAAVNQAVEVLGADSIDTYAGINPNYAFGQDEMNLFSQGIEKLTGAEQVYSGFPDLGTSDMSTHITEINGEEPDVVFSSCWGGDATLLLEQGHANDMFDNTELLVGTVLYGSANDMEEDLVDGPIYSGSRNFYWGEPSTDRWSPAADLVDEVQSEYGVVPTAHFMSGYGAVTAWATAAEKAVSLLGRWPEQEELAMVLENHGFFTPAGYHTMGSDHQGYSNAHFGELTWSDEHDAAALQDVNVFAAKNVSPPPGEISSDWIGSW